From the Leptospirales bacterium genome, one window contains:
- a CDS encoding FAD-dependent oxidoreductase: MSRSTEQESRAEVCIVGGGIGGLAAALLSARSGRKTILLEKSSRAGGLARSRVLDGFVFNAGPRALYTRGFSLQFFRRLGVSVAGHPVGSDGAWWRFEGRIRRLPAGFRATLQSGLLPGELWELARAYGKLEAVSVAKENRSAAEWIVGHSRRSKVRALLAGLARLSTYGDEGSLEMSAVARQLLLARGGVQYIDGGWQSIVEQLQRLAAAAGVQFRSSAAVQSLEAQGKTWRLALADGNKVSTNQIILAVPPTAAAAITQSRQLGDFAAAASPIRAACLDIALRRLPVASRTFLMDCDRRSYLSVHSSFARLAPEGGALIHCLRYAPDTDADQATLRPELEEMLDEFQPGWRRELARARFLPDMSVSAAAPGPSRPRFPGCALAELPGVFVCGDWVDSDHLLLDGVLSSVEQCVGALGVARQAA; encoded by the coding sequence ATGAGTCGAAGTACGGAGCAAGAATCGAGGGCCGAAGTCTGTATTGTGGGAGGCGGGATCGGCGGTCTGGCGGCGGCCCTTCTCTCGGCAAGATCGGGTCGTAAAACAATTCTGCTGGAGAAGTCATCCAGGGCTGGCGGTCTGGCGCGCAGTCGCGTTCTGGATGGATTTGTCTTCAATGCTGGTCCGCGGGCGCTCTATACGCGCGGATTTTCGCTACAGTTCTTCAGGCGTCTGGGCGTCTCGGTTGCGGGCCATCCCGTGGGAAGCGACGGCGCCTGGTGGCGCTTTGAGGGTCGCATCCGGCGCTTGCCTGCTGGCTTTCGCGCCACGCTGCAATCCGGGCTGCTTCCAGGGGAACTCTGGGAGTTGGCGCGCGCCTACGGCAAGCTCGAAGCGGTCAGCGTTGCAAAGGAAAACCGCAGCGCGGCAGAATGGATCGTCGGGCATAGCAGGCGCAGCAAGGTCCGCGCGCTGCTTGCCGGTCTGGCGAGACTCTCCACCTACGGCGACGAAGGCAGTCTGGAAATGTCAGCCGTGGCCAGGCAGTTGCTGCTGGCGCGCGGCGGCGTCCAGTACATCGACGGCGGCTGGCAGAGCATTGTGGAGCAGCTGCAGCGACTGGCAGCGGCGGCTGGCGTGCAGTTCCGTTCCAGCGCCGCGGTTCAAAGCCTGGAAGCGCAGGGGAAAACCTGGCGTCTGGCGCTGGCCGATGGAAACAAAGTAAGTACAAATCAAATCATTCTTGCCGTTCCTCCGACTGCCGCCGCCGCCATAACCCAAAGCCGGCAACTTGGCGATTTTGCCGCCGCAGCGTCGCCGATACGCGCGGCCTGCCTGGATATAGCGTTGCGTCGCCTTCCCGTAGCGAGTAGAACCTTTCTGATGGACTGCGACCGTCGCTCCTATCTTTCCGTGCATTCCAGCTTTGCACGGCTGGCGCCGGAGGGCGGCGCTTTGATTCATTGTCTGCGCTATGCGCCAGATACCGACGCCGATCAGGCAACGTTGCGGCCTGAGCTGGAAGAGATGCTGGATGAATTTCAGCCTGGCTGGCGACGAGAACTGGCGCGCGCTCGCTTCTTGCCGGATATGAGCGTCTCGGCCGCAGCGCCGGGGCCGTCCCGACCGCGATTTCCGGGCTGCGCCCTGGCAGAGCTGCCCGGCGTTTTTGTTTGCGGCGATTGGGTTGATTCGGATCATTTGCTGCTGGACGGCGTTCTGTCTTCTGTCGAACAATGCGTGGGCGCTTTGGGCGTAGCGCGGCAGGCGGCCTGA
- the sigJ gene encoding RNA polymerase sigma factor SigJ, whose translation MAPGNKSERRLFGIAYRMLGSVEDAEDIVQEALLWRHEQQALAARDEAALLTTVVVRRSLDLMRSARRRRTAYIGEWLPEPVASERDDPALAAERSETLSCTFLLLLERLSPVQRAVFVLREIFDYDYAELARLVGRSPDNCRRIMSRARLALREPSVEKDRVERPGGRRCRQLLQAFMEACRLGSVEGLEQTLSADIVAHSDGGGSVAAALNPISGRRDVARFLTGVLRKNPPDAVFFWPLHGGRGILAYNQGQLVSATSFEFRQDGVSRIFAVRNPEKLTLLARQLRLLAIAARLIGFVRRRIYGLPLPKPDPVLRARRVRSER comes from the coding sequence GTGGCGCCTGGCAACAAATCAGAGCGTCGTCTCTTTGGCATCGCCTATCGCATGCTGGGCAGCGTAGAGGATGCCGAGGACATTGTCCAGGAGGCGTTGCTCTGGCGGCATGAGCAGCAGGCGCTGGCGGCGCGCGACGAGGCCGCGCTGCTTACGACGGTGGTAGTTCGGCGATCGCTGGATTTGATGCGATCGGCGCGTCGTCGTCGCACTGCATACATTGGAGAGTGGCTGCCGGAGCCGGTGGCAAGCGAGCGCGATGACCCGGCGCTGGCCGCAGAGCGCAGCGAAACCTTGAGCTGCACATTTCTTTTGCTGCTGGAGCGATTGAGTCCGGTACAACGCGCCGTATTCGTTCTCCGTGAAATCTTTGACTACGACTATGCTGAGCTGGCTCGGCTGGTCGGTCGCAGCCCGGATAATTGCCGGCGCATCATGAGCCGCGCGCGTCTGGCGCTGCGCGAGCCGTCCGTGGAAAAAGATAGGGTCGAGCGGCCAGGCGGGCGACGTTGTCGCCAATTGCTGCAGGCCTTCATGGAAGCCTGTCGGCTTGGCTCGGTAGAAGGCCTGGAACAAACGCTGTCGGCGGACATTGTGGCGCACTCCGACGGCGGCGGATCTGTGGCGGCGGCGCTCAATCCAATTTCTGGACGCAGGGACGTAGCTCGATTTCTTACTGGCGTCTTGCGCAAAAATCCGCCCGACGCCGTCTTCTTCTGGCCGCTGCACGGCGGACGCGGCATACTGGCTTACAATCAAGGCCAGTTGGTATCCGCCACCAGTTTCGAGTTTCGCCAGGACGGCGTTTCGCGCATCTTTGCCGTGCGTAATCCAGAGAAGCTGACGCTGCTGGCGCGCCAGCTACGCCTGCTGGCCATCGCTGCACGCCTGATTGGTTTTGTGCGTCGAAGGATCTACGGACTGCCGCTGCCAAAGCCGGACCCGGTGCTGCGTGCGCGCCGCGTGCGCAGCGAACGCTGA